AGCGGTCAGAATCGGGTTCCTGGGATGGCGACGGAAAAGCTCAGAGAACTGTCCAAAGTCTGCGACGTCTTTCATACGCGTATCCGCACCTCCTCTTTTCTCGTTCCGATCCACCTTGTGTACTCTTAAACGTAAGCCTCAGCTCTTCAGGCCTGTGGTGGCCATGCTCGCAATGAAGTAGCGTTGGAAAAAGGCGTAGGCAATGATGATGGGTAGAGCCAGTAGCGCTGCGGCAGCCAGGCGCACACCCAACAAGCCCTCTGCCTTGCCCCCAACCGCAAAGAGCGCGACCAACTGCGGCATGGTCATCAGTTCCCATTTGCGAATGACGATGATTGGCCAAAGGACCTCGTTCCAGATGTTCATGAAGGTGAGAATAGCCACGGTAATCAACGCCGGCACGGACAAGGGCCACATGATGCGAAAGAGGATGCCAAAGTCAGAGCAGCCATCGATCCGTGCTGCATCCAACAAGTCCTGCGGCACGCTTTTGAAATACTGCCGAAAGACTACAATTGCGAACGCATTGATCATGTACGGCACAATAAGGGCGTAGTAGGTGTCGTTCCAGCCGAACTTAACCATGAGCACGTAGGTGGGAATGAGCGTGATCTGGAAGGGGAGGGTCATGGTGAACAGCACCACGGCGAAGAGCCCATCGCGGCCCCGGAAACGCAGACGTGAGAGCGCGTAGCCAATCATCGAGGTGAAGATCAGCACCCCTGCGGTGGCGGAGAACGACACGAAGAGGCTGTTCGCAAATGCTCGCGCGATGGGGATCTTGCTGAACACGAGACGGTAGCTCTCAAGGGTCAGCTTGCCTGGAATGGGGTTCAGGCGGCCGATCTCAACCTCTGGCCGCACCGTCGCCGAGAGCATCCAGACAAACGGGTAGAGACACACCAGACTCCAGCAGAGAAGAAGTGCGTAGAGGCTGCCCTTCGTGGCGGTCCGAAGGAAACGTAGCCGGGACGTTTTCATAAGCCGGTCTCCTGCTCCACTACCCTCTTCTGGAGGAGCACCACCATGAACACGATGAGGGCGAAGAAAAACCCCAGTGTCGCGGCATATCCCATGTGGTTGAACTGGAAAGCCTGATGGTAGATGTAGAGCACGGCCGAGAGGGTGCTGCGGATCGGGCCGCCCCCGGTCATGATGTAGGGCTCGATGAACAGCGAGAAGCCACCAATGGTGGAGAGAATCACGACCATCACCACGGTGGGATTGATCATCGGCAAGGTGATGTGCCTGAACTTGCGCCACGGC
The sequence above is a segment of the Calditrichota bacterium genome. Coding sequences within it:
- a CDS encoding carbohydrate ABC transporter permease, giving the protein MKTSRLRFLRTATKGSLYALLLCWSLVCLYPFVWMLSATVRPEVEIGRLNPIPGKLTLESYRLVFSKIPIARAFANSLFVSFSATAGVLIFTSMIGYALSRLRFRGRDGLFAVVLFTMTLPFQITLIPTYVLMVKFGWNDTYYALIVPYMINAFAIVVFRQYFKSVPQDLLDAARIDGCSDFGILFRIMWPLSVPALITVAILTFMNIWNEVLWPIIVIRKWELMTMPQLVALFAVGGKAEGLLGVRLAAAALLALPIIIAYAFFQRYFIASMATTGLKS